One part of the Peromyscus eremicus chromosome 18, PerEre_H2_v1, whole genome shotgun sequence genome encodes these proteins:
- the LOC131895249 gene encoding uncharacterized protein C11orf24 homolog, which produces MTTHWTNRSAPTTREDTTDSVTSRTLVPPSSSGPSSVRQTLPITTAGLSSLSTPRAEVPSTKARTSPRTATVAVVAPHTMTVATGTINTSGPTRTPSPIQSTPANTSTMNPTPTSGAPTQGTTVQVTTGQPVPSTGRSTPSPLNTTLEPTTTRPVTSVSSTVVTTTQIQTKEPTASTVPVPPTSLTPEVEATSPTTQPSPALPTPGTGGPGTPLTTERVETKATAGTASAGPTPRSSRDPKVPTEDSCHLTNQGQCLVVTTEPQTPSLVNKMLLLAVLALGVTLFIAVLVMFALQACESYKKKDYTQVDYLINGTYADSEM; this is translated from the coding sequence ATGACAACACACTGGACTAACAGGAGCGCTCCAACAACCAGAGAGGACACTACGGACAGTGTGACCTCCAGGACTCTTGTACCACCTTCATCGTCAGGCCCCTCGTCTGTGAGGCAGACTCTACCTATCACCACTGCTGGGCTTTCCTCTCTCAGCACACCACGTGCGGAAGTGCCAAGTACAAAAGCCAGGACATCACCAAGAACAGCCACAGTGGCAGTAGTGGCCCCACACACCATGACTGTTGCTACAGGCACCATAAACACAAGCGGTCCTACAAGGACTCCAAGTCCTATCCAAAGCACACCTGCTAACACATCCACCATGAACCCCACACCCACCTCAGGTGCCCCGACACAAGGTACCACCGTCCAGGTGACAACAGGACAGCCAGTGCCTAGCACAGGGAGATCAACACCTAGTCCTTTAAATACCACCCTGGAGCCCACCACCACCCGCCCTGTGACTTCAGTGTCCTCTACAGTAGTGACCACCACCCAGATACAAACCAAGGAGCCAACTGCCAGTACAGTGCCAGTGCCTCCCACCAGCCTGACCCCTGAAGTAGAAGCCACATCCCCCACCACACAGCCAAGCCCTGCATTACCTACCCCAGGGACAGGTGGGCCAGGCACACCGTTGACAACAGAGCGGGTGGAGACCAAAGCCACAGCTGGTACTGCCTCTGCTGGGCCGACACCcaggagctccagggatcctaaGGTGCCAACCGAAGACTCATGTCATCTCACCAACCAAGGCCAGTGCCTAGTGGTCACCACTGAGCCCCAGACCCCATCCTTGGTGAACAAAATGTTACTTCTGGCGGTACTCGCTCTTGGGGTGACCCTGTTCATTGCAGTCCTGGTGATGTTTGCCCTGCAAGCCTGTGAGAGCTACAAGAAGAAGGACTACACGCAGGTGGACTACCTGATCAATGGCACGTATGCTGACTCGGAGATGTGA